TTAGCGTGAACTCATTGATACACTTGATTGGAGCCCGAAAAAGTCAAAAAAATATTGGTTTTAATTTTCGAATATAAATTATTTTAATAAATTGTTGCACAAATTAAGAAGGTGAAAGTTATGCAAATTGCAAACGACAAAGTGGTGACCATGCATTACAAGCTATCGCTGGATTCTGGGGAAGTGTTGGATTCTTCATTTGATCGCGATGCTCCGTTCAGTTTTCTTGCCGGTCACGATCAGATTATTCCCGGACTGGAAAAATCGCTCATCGGAATGAAAGCCGGACAAAAAAAGATGGTGGAAGTAGAACCCAGCGAAGGCTACGGAGAACGCGATGATAATTTAGTTCAGGTCGTGCCGCGCAATCAGATTCCGGAAGACATTGAGCTGTTTGAAGGCAAAGTGTTGCAGGCCCAGGGTCCCCAGGGAATTCCTCTGGAAGTGACGGTCAAAACCATTACGGACAATGAAGTCACTATCGA
This window of the Calditrichota bacterium genome carries:
- a CDS encoding peptidylprolyl isomerase, with product MQIANDKVVTMHYKLSLDSGEVLDSSFDRDAPFSFLAGHDQIIPGLEKSLIGMKAGQKKMVEVEPSEGYGERDDNLVQVVPRNQIPEDIELFEGKVLQAQGPQGIPLEVTVKTITDNEVTIDMNHPLAGEKLHFDVEIMGVRDATAEELEHGHTHDE